In Prosthecomicrobium sp. N25, one DNA window encodes the following:
- a CDS encoding aspartate:alanine exchanger family transporter: MAMLQTVIAKAPEVFLLLSIALGTVLGKVRIKGFAIGGTASILLVSVILGQFGEFVIPGILKSILFGMFVFTIGYRSGPEFFASLNVRTLGQVALAVVIGGTGLIAVLATAYLLKLDAGTASGLAAGALTQSSVIGTASGALQELGLDAAALKTAQGNVAAGYAVTYITGYILVLVFVPYLAPRLMGVDLKAAAEKLEETLASGGEKQSGANLLYRKFQARSHQATKGAGQTVAEIEARIGRRSVVERILRKGEDVEPLPDTVLQLDDEVLVAGPTAAILHADTIVGPETDGEEIMRKVPGEAKEVLVENPDLHGLTLQQIVDRFGSELRGIFLRSLSRRGLDVPITPETRIYVGDVMTVVGHGRDMSRIVPMVGEALASGDRADIAYLAGGLAVGLAVGLLSIAVGSVPLTLGGGGGALVAGLVCGWLRSRKPIIGNIPPAAQQTLIDIGLGGFIAAIGLANGPAAVQAIQANGVALVFAGFFVTLVPMVIGTLFAHRVLKMNPVVICGALAGAMTVDAAVTGACEVAESQTPVLGVAVPYAVANVFLTMLGPIIVATLS; encoded by the coding sequence ATCGCCATGCTGCAGACGGTCATCGCCAAGGCACCGGAAGTCTTCCTCCTCCTCTCGATCGCGCTCGGCACCGTGCTGGGCAAGGTCCGCATCAAGGGCTTCGCGATCGGAGGCACCGCCTCGATCCTGCTGGTCTCGGTGATCCTCGGCCAGTTCGGCGAGTTCGTGATCCCGGGCATCCTGAAGTCGATCCTGTTCGGCATGTTCGTTTTCACGATCGGCTATAGGTCGGGCCCGGAATTCTTCGCCTCGCTCAACGTCCGCACCCTCGGACAGGTGGCGCTCGCCGTCGTGATCGGCGGCACCGGCCTCATCGCGGTGCTCGCCACCGCCTACCTCCTGAAGCTCGACGCCGGCACGGCCTCCGGCCTTGCGGCCGGAGCCCTGACCCAGTCCTCGGTCATCGGCACCGCCTCGGGCGCGCTCCAGGAGCTCGGCCTCGACGCGGCGGCGCTGAAGACCGCGCAAGGCAACGTCGCGGCGGGCTACGCGGTCACCTACATCACCGGCTACATCCTCGTGCTGGTCTTCGTGCCCTACCTGGCGCCCCGGCTGATGGGCGTCGACCTCAAGGCGGCCGCCGAGAAGCTCGAGGAGACGCTCGCCTCCGGCGGCGAGAAGCAGTCGGGCGCCAACCTCCTCTACCGCAAGTTCCAGGCCCGGTCCCACCAGGCCACGAAGGGCGCCGGGCAGACCGTCGCCGAGATCGAGGCCCGGATCGGGCGCCGGTCGGTGGTCGAGCGCATCCTGCGCAAGGGCGAGGACGTGGAACCGCTGCCGGACACCGTCCTGCAGCTTGACGACGAGGTCCTGGTCGCCGGCCCCACCGCCGCCATCCTGCACGCCGACACCATCGTGGGCCCCGAGACGGACGGCGAGGAGATCATGCGCAAGGTGCCGGGCGAGGCCAAAGAGGTCCTGGTCGAGAACCCGGACCTGCACGGCCTCACCCTGCAGCAGATCGTCGACCGCTTCGGCTCCGAGCTGCGCGGGATCTTCCTGAGGTCGCTGTCGCGCCGGGGTCTCGACGTGCCCATCACCCCCGAGACCCGGATCTACGTGGGCGACGTCATGACGGTCGTCGGCCATGGCCGGGACATGAGCCGCATCGTGCCCATGGTCGGCGAGGCGCTCGCCTCCGGCGACCGGGCGGACATCGCCTATCTGGCCGGCGGGCTCGCCGTCGGTCTGGCGGTCGGCCTTCTCTCGATCGCGGTCGGCTCGGTGCCGCTGACGCTCGGCGGCGGCGGCGGCGCGCTGGTGGCCGGCCTCGTCTGCGGCTGGCTCCGCTCCCGCAAGCCGATCATCGGCAACATCCCGCCGGCGGCCCAGCAGACCCTGATCGACATCGGCCTCGGCGGCTTCATCGCGGCGATCGGTCTCGCCAACGGCCCCGCGGCCGTGCAGGCCATCCAGGCGAACGGCGTCGCCCTGGTGTTCGCCGGCTTCTTCGTGACTCTCGTCCCCATGGTGATCGGCACGCTCTTCGCCCATCGCGTCCTCAAGATGAACCCGGTGGTGATCTGCGGGGCGCTGGCGGGCGCCATGACGGTCGACGCGGCCGTGACCGGGGCTTGCGAGGTGGCCGAGAGCCAGACGCCGGTGCTCGGCGTGGCGGTCCCCTACGCCGTCGCCAACGTGTTCCTCACCATGCTCGGCCCCATCATCGTCGCGACCCTCTCCTGA
- a CDS encoding MarC family protein, protein MSIATLEQVASDFLFGFGTLFGIINPYGLAFIFLARTINLSDRERAGVALRVALYAFAILIVSLFAGAAILGLFGISLPALRIAGGLVVAASGWTMLHEPGEEQSGTRSSLDAAAVSGMAFFPLTVPLTTGPGTIAAAIALGATGRGSLVEGIRSSIVSLAIAAAAALVVYHAYSQAAVMARLLGVEGTRVVTRLSAFLLLCVGVQIIVTGVTDALQPLGAQVRGP, encoded by the coding sequence ATGTCCATCGCCACGCTCGAGCAGGTCGCGAGTGACTTCCTGTTCGGCTTCGGAACCCTCTTCGGGATCATCAATCCCTACGGTCTCGCCTTCATTTTCCTGGCGCGCACGATCAATCTGAGCGACCGCGAGCGGGCCGGGGTCGCGCTGCGGGTCGCGCTCTATGCCTTCGCGATCCTGATCGTCTCGCTCTTCGCCGGCGCCGCCATCCTCGGCCTCTTCGGCATCTCCCTGCCGGCGCTCAGGATCGCCGGGGGGCTGGTGGTGGCCGCGTCCGGGTGGACGATGCTGCACGAGCCCGGCGAGGAACAGTCCGGCACCCGCTCCAGCCTCGACGCCGCGGCGGTCTCCGGCATGGCCTTCTTCCCCCTGACCGTGCCGCTGACCACCGGCCCCGGCACGATCGCGGCCGCCATCGCGCTCGGCGCCACCGGGCGGGGGAGCCTGGTCGAAGGGATCCGGTCCTCGATCGTCTCGCTGGCCATCGCGGCGGCGGCGGCACTGGTCGTCTACCACGCCTACAGCCAGGCGGCCGTCATGGCCCGGCTCCTGGGCGTGGAGGGGACGCGGGTCGTCACGCGCCTGTCGGCGTTCCTGCTCCTGTGCGTCGGGGTCCAGATCATCGTGACGGGCGTCACCGATGCGCTGCAGCCGCTCGGGGCGCAGGTCCGGGGCCCCTGA
- a CDS encoding AI-2E family transporter — MLKTPSLEPGDPSNVRMIERFFVVLLFVALLVGVYYVLKPFIVGILFGSIIAIAAWPARPWLDSHGLKSSNLASLLLVLLIVGIVVPAILAAPGLADEMRTLSDRVHEWIRTSPDLPQWISDVPVVGERLAERWRSLMAGAEGSDKLMAVYWQPIRDFLRDAAVGLAASLFQLIVAMVVAATIWGRGFVILAVLRDILVRLGGEPLAAMTEIAGHAVRGVFYGVVGTAAIQGLLMGLGLLVAGVPAAVALGFITMLMALSQIGAPLINLVWIGSAWWLHGAGASSLAFWFVILLGIFVSFADGIIKPALIGAHIHMPIILVVIGVFGGFLSFGFLGLFIGPTLIAIAYSLLQVWRTGTLG, encoded by the coding sequence ATGTTGAAGACTCCATCCCTCGAACCGGGCGACCCGAGCAATGTCCGGATGATCGAGCGCTTCTTCGTCGTCCTGCTCTTCGTCGCCCTCCTGGTCGGCGTGTATTACGTGCTGAAGCCCTTCATCGTGGGCATCCTGTTCGGCTCGATCATCGCGATCGCGGCCTGGCCGGCGCGCCCCTGGCTCGACAGCCATGGGCTGAAGAGCAGCAACCTGGCCTCGCTCCTGCTGGTCCTCCTGATCGTCGGCATCGTGGTCCCGGCGATCCTGGCCGCCCCCGGCCTCGCCGACGAGATGCGCACCCTGTCGGACCGCGTGCACGAGTGGATCCGGACCTCGCCGGATCTGCCGCAATGGATCTCGGACGTGCCCGTCGTCGGGGAGCGGCTGGCCGAACGCTGGCGGAGCCTCATGGCCGGCGCCGAGGGATCCGACAAGCTGATGGCCGTCTACTGGCAGCCGATCAGGGACTTCCTGCGCGACGCCGCGGTCGGCCTGGCGGCGAGCCTGTTCCAGCTCATCGTCGCGATGGTGGTGGCGGCCACGATCTGGGGGCGCGGCTTCGTCATCCTGGCGGTGCTGCGCGACATCCTCGTCCGCCTCGGCGGCGAGCCGCTGGCGGCCATGACGGAGATCGCGGGACACGCCGTGCGGGGCGTGTTCTACGGCGTCGTCGGCACCGCCGCCATCCAGGGCCTGCTCATGGGCCTGGGGCTCCTCGTCGCCGGCGTGCCGGCGGCGGTGGCGCTCGGCTTCATCACCATGCTGATGGCCCTGTCGCAGATCGGCGCGCCGCTCATCAACCTCGTCTGGATCGGCTCCGCCTGGTGGCTGCACGGGGCGGGCGCCTCCTCGCTGGCGTTCTGGTTCGTGATCCTGCTCGGCATCTTCGTCAGCTTCGCCGACGGCATCATCAAGCCGGCGCTGATCGGGGCCCATATCCACATGCCGATCATCCTGGTCGTCATCGGCGTGTTCGGCGGCTTCCTGTCGTTCGGCTTCCTGGGCCTCTTCATCGGTCCGACGCTGATCGCCATCGCCTACTCGCTCCTGCAGGTCTGGCGCACGGGCACGCTCGGGTGA
- a CDS encoding porin, whose product MDDVRESFVGPEGRAAGAVPRAVVALAAVVLATGIGATGALAADLGRPAPAAVDYVKVCDAYGTGFFYIPGSETCLRIGGYVRAEYRTGDSNPTYRFQGSKTNYSGPYSWSNDRNRNAVYTRGRALLDIDARTNTEFGLLRSMIEVYWTVNTGSSSSAVNTAVDYAYVQWGGLTAGRTQTVFDFFTGFAYGAVFGYDTSARRVNLLSYTYSFGNGIGLTVALEDSSTSSSRRENGAFEGAAADSPLNGVQYGGNRYPDVVAALKIQQDWGSAQVMGQAHHVRGQAVPGVTRGKDEWGYAVGAGVIVNLPMIAPGDQVALQAAWGSGAPGTVFSPSVLFQGENVSGTLRNGTAVSGSLANLGADAVYSNRGTMHLTEAWSVYGGYKHNFSPTWQHDLNIGYADVDGFGARDYRQFEVVGDIRWKIVSGLTLGAELEYRTVDFSSKTISFYSGQGRKLRDDDAWVGMLRVQRDF is encoded by the coding sequence ATGGACGACGTGCGGGAGAGCTTTGTTGGTCCGGAAGGCCGCGCGGCCGGAGCCGTGCCGCGGGCGGTCGTCGCCCTGGCGGCCGTCGTCCTGGCGACCGGCATCGGGGCGACGGGCGCGCTGGCGGCCGATCTCGGCCGGCCTGCTCCGGCGGCGGTCGACTACGTGAAGGTCTGCGACGCCTACGGCACCGGCTTCTTCTACATTCCCGGCAGCGAAACCTGCCTCAGGATCGGCGGCTACGTCCGGGCCGAGTATCGCACCGGGGATTCGAACCCGACCTACCGTTTCCAGGGCTCGAAGACGAACTACTCGGGCCCCTACAGCTGGAGCAACGACCGCAACCGCAACGCCGTCTACACCCGCGGCCGCGCCCTGCTCGACATCGATGCCCGGACCAACACCGAGTTCGGCCTGCTGCGCTCGATGATCGAGGTCTACTGGACGGTCAACACGGGGTCGTCGTCGTCCGCCGTCAACACCGCTGTGGACTACGCCTACGTCCAATGGGGCGGGTTGACCGCCGGCCGCACCCAGACGGTGTTCGACTTCTTCACCGGCTTCGCCTACGGCGCGGTGTTCGGCTACGACACCTCCGCCCGGCGGGTGAACCTGCTCAGCTACACCTACAGCTTCGGCAACGGCATCGGCCTGACCGTGGCGCTGGAGGACAGCTCGACCAGCTCGAGCCGCCGCGAGAACGGCGCCTTCGAGGGCGCGGCGGCCGATTCGCCGCTCAACGGCGTCCAGTACGGCGGCAACCGGTACCCCGACGTGGTCGCGGCCCTCAAGATCCAGCAGGACTGGGGCTCGGCCCAGGTCATGGGGCAGGCGCACCATGTCCGTGGCCAGGCCGTCCCCGGCGTGACGCGCGGCAAGGACGAATGGGGCTACGCGGTCGGCGCGGGCGTCATCGTGAACCTGCCCATGATCGCTCCGGGCGACCAGGTCGCCCTCCAGGCCGCCTGGGGCTCGGGCGCGCCCGGCACCGTCTTCTCCCCGAGCGTGCTCTTCCAGGGCGAGAACGTGTCGGGGACGCTCCGCAACGGGACCGCGGTCTCCGGCTCCCTCGCCAATCTCGGCGCCGATGCGGTCTACAGCAACCGCGGAACCATGCACCTGACCGAGGCCTGGTCGGTCTACGGCGGCTACAAGCACAACTTCTCGCCCACCTGGCAGCACGACCTGAACATCGGCTACGCCGACGTCGACGGCTTCGGAGCCCGCGACTACCGCCAGTTCGAGGTGGTCGGCGACATCCGCTGGAAGATCGTGAGCGGGCTGACCCTCGGTGCCGAGCTCGAATACCGCACGGTCGACTTCTCGTCGAAGACGATCTCCTTCTATTCCGGCCAGGGCCGCAAGCTCCGCGATGATGATGCCTGGGTCGGCATGTTGCGCGTGCAGCGGGACTTCTGA
- a CDS encoding AraC family transcriptional regulator: MKQAGVRAVRPGYMHLGVVRGLMAVVESLGANPAEMLVAAGLDPASLASPTGTISLKALGELLEVCRSRLHCPHIGLLIGARAGVASMGIVGEYMRCCDTIGEALQGIEDHLWVQNRGAICTIQRSKDIALLSFTPYDPTMSGVEMVAEGGLAVAVGAIRELIDPNWSPLEVLLPRRPPRDPAPYLDVFRAPVRYNQEIAAIVFPASMMTLPLRSADPAAKEEVLHRLACLALHGREIMLDDVRRIMRARLLDGGCDVNAVARRFGINRRTLNRHLNGTGTCFREVYDAIRFQAARHLVGDTDMPLAQISDILHFSEPPAFTRAFQRWSGGISPRHWRSTMHSDAAE, from the coding sequence TTGAAGCAGGCCGGCGTCCGTGCGGTGCGCCCCGGCTACATGCACCTGGGTGTCGTCCGCGGCCTGATGGCCGTCGTCGAGAGCCTCGGGGCGAACCCCGCCGAGATGCTCGTCGCGGCAGGGCTCGATCCCGCCTCCTTGGCCTCCCCGACCGGCACCATCTCCCTGAAGGCCCTCGGCGAACTCCTCGAGGTCTGCCGCAGTCGCCTGCACTGTCCCCACATCGGCCTCCTGATCGGCGCCCGTGCCGGCGTCGCCTCGATGGGCATCGTGGGCGAGTACATGCGGTGCTGCGACACGATCGGCGAGGCCCTGCAGGGCATTGAGGACCATCTCTGGGTTCAGAACCGCGGTGCCATCTGCACCATCCAGCGGTCGAAGGACATCGCCCTTTTGAGCTTCACACCCTACGACCCGACCATGTCCGGGGTCGAGATGGTGGCCGAGGGCGGCCTGGCGGTGGCGGTCGGCGCGATCCGTGAGCTGATCGACCCGAACTGGTCACCCCTCGAGGTCCTGCTGCCCCGCCGCCCGCCCCGGGATCCGGCCCCCTACCTCGACGTCTTCCGCGCTCCGGTGCGCTACAACCAGGAGATCGCCGCCATCGTGTTTCCGGCGAGCATGATGACCCTTCCCTTGCGCAGCGCCGACCCGGCCGCGAAGGAGGAGGTCCTGCACAGGCTCGCCTGCCTGGCGCTCCACGGGCGGGAGATCATGCTGGACGACGTCCGCCGGATCATGCGCGCCCGGCTGCTCGACGGCGGCTGCGACGTCAACGCGGTCGCCCGGCGGTTCGGCATCAACCGCCGCACGCTCAACCGGCACCTCAACGGCACGGGCACCTGCTTCCGCGAGGTCTACGACGCCATCCGCTTCCAGGCCGCCCGTCATCTGGTCGGCGACACCGACATGCCCCTCGCGCAGATCTCCGACATCCTGCACTTCTCCGAGCCTCCGGCCTTCACGCGCGCCTTCCAGCGCTGGTCGGGCGGCATCTCGCCGCGCCACTGGCGCAGCACCATGCACTCGGACGCGGCCGAGTAG
- a CDS encoding SulP family inorganic anion transporter: MTLQTTGRSPVAPITQWMRGYDRSMLARDGVAGLTAAAVVIPKALAYATIAGLPIQVGLYTASLPMAIYGVLGSSAVLSVSTTTTLAILGAAALDTARTADPSVSLAAACATLTVLVGAMLVLARVLRLGFIANFISEPVLTGFRTGVGIVILVDQVPKLLGIHIAKHGTLRDAWSIVGALPETSVVTLLVALATFAVILLIESRAAWLPAPLVGVGGGILASVLLGLPSHGVSVVGSVPGGFAPLTLPAVSLVAVLWPAALGIAVMSFTETIAAARSFTRKTDRRPDADQELLATGAANLVGGLFGAMPGGGGTSQTAVNRGAGAVTQLAGLVTAATALAAMLFLAPLLAPMPQASLAAVVLFYSAGLVSPADFAAIRRVRSREFRWAVAAAAGVVLLGTLQGILVAVVLSMVTLLVLANRPPVYELGRKPGTGVFRPRTAEHPEDETLPGLLILRTEGRVYFANAAAIGEKIRAAVAERAPSVLLIDCSAIPDIEYTAAKMLAEAEAEFGAAGVELWLAALNPEALELLRSIGLADKLGRSRMFFNVEMAVAAYAERFRPAA; this comes from the coding sequence GTGACCCTGCAGACGACCGGACGGTCGCCCGTCGCACCGATCACCCAGTGGATGCGCGGCTACGATCGCAGCATGCTGGCCCGCGACGGCGTGGCGGGCCTGACCGCCGCCGCCGTCGTGATCCCCAAGGCCCTCGCCTATGCGACCATCGCGGGCCTGCCGATCCAGGTCGGCCTCTACACGGCCTCGCTCCCGATGGCGATCTACGGGGTGCTCGGCAGCTCGGCCGTCCTCAGCGTCAGCACCACCACCACCCTGGCGATCCTCGGCGCCGCCGCCCTCGACACCGCCCGGACCGCCGATCCCTCGGTCAGTCTCGCCGCGGCCTGCGCGACCCTGACCGTGCTGGTGGGCGCCATGCTCGTGCTGGCGCGCGTGCTGCGGCTGGGCTTCATCGCCAACTTCATCTCCGAGCCCGTGCTCACGGGCTTCAGGACCGGGGTGGGCATCGTCATCCTGGTCGACCAGGTGCCCAAGCTGCTCGGCATCCACATCGCCAAGCACGGCACGCTCCGGGACGCCTGGTCGATCGTCGGCGCGCTTCCCGAGACCTCGGTCGTCACCCTCCTCGTCGCGCTCGCCACCTTCGCGGTGATCCTCCTCATCGAAAGCCGCGCGGCGTGGCTCCCGGCCCCCCTCGTCGGCGTGGGCGGGGGCATTCTCGCCTCGGTCCTGCTCGGCCTGCCCTCCCACGGCGTCTCCGTGGTCGGCTCCGTGCCGGGCGGCTTCGCGCCCCTCACGCTGCCGGCCGTATCGCTCGTCGCGGTCCTGTGGCCGGCGGCCCTCGGCATCGCGGTGATGAGCTTCACCGAAACCATCGCGGCGGCCCGGTCCTTCACCAGGAAGACCGACCGCCGCCCGGACGCGGACCAGGAGCTCCTCGCCACCGGTGCCGCCAACTTGGTCGGCGGCCTGTTCGGCGCCATGCCGGGGGGCGGCGGCACGTCCCAGACCGCCGTGAACCGGGGCGCAGGAGCCGTCACCCAGCTCGCCGGCCTCGTGACGGCCGCGACTGCCCTCGCCGCCATGCTGTTCCTGGCGCCCCTCCTGGCGCCGATGCCTCAAGCCTCGCTCGCCGCCGTGGTGCTCTTCTATTCGGCCGGTCTCGTCAGCCCGGCCGACTTCGCCGCGATCCGGCGGGTGCGCTCGCGGGAGTTCCGGTGGGCGGTGGCCGCCGCCGCCGGAGTCGTGCTGCTCGGCACGCTGCAGGGCATCCTGGTGGCGGTCGTGCTCTCGATGGTGACGCTGCTCGTCCTCGCCAATCGCCCGCCGGTCTACGAACTCGGCCGCAAGCCCGGCACCGGCGTCTTCCGGCCGCGCACGGCCGAGCACCCGGAGGACGAGACCCTTCCGGGCCTGCTGATCCTGCGCACGGAAGGCCGCGTCTACTTCGCCAACGCGGCCGCCATCGGCGAGAAGATCCGCGCCGCGGTGGCGGAGCGGGCGCCGAGCGTCCTGCTGATCGACTGCTCGGCCATCCCGGACATCGAGTACACGGCCGCGAAGATGCTGGCCGAGGCCGAAGCCGAGTTCGGCGCGGCCGGCGTCGAACTCTGGCTGGCGGCGCTCAACCCGGAAGCCCTCGAGCTCCTGCGCAGCATCGGTCTCGCCGACAAGCTCGGCCGGTCACGCATGTTCTTCAACGTCGAGATGGCCGTGGCCGCCTACGCCGAGCGGTTCCGGCCCGCCGCATGA
- a CDS encoding DJ-1/PfpI family protein, which translates to MLKINVGFVIFPDLTQLDFTGPQQVLARLPNSAMHIVAKSASPVPSDSGLGLVPTHTFQTCPQLDLLCVPGGGSGVVQALNDADLVAFVRGQAAGARYVTSVCTGAFILGVAGLLEGRRATTHWAFTDLLPLVGATHEKARVVKDGNVTTAGGVTSGIDFGLHMVSEIAGAAVAQAIQLGLEYDPSPPFDTGHPDRAPPAVATLVAQRNINARAAFRAALASARAAP; encoded by the coding sequence ATGCTCAAGATCAACGTCGGCTTCGTCATCTTCCCCGATCTGACGCAACTCGATTTCACCGGCCCCCAGCAGGTGCTGGCCCGGTTGCCGAACTCGGCCATGCACATCGTGGCGAAGTCGGCCTCGCCGGTGCCCAGCGACAGCGGCCTCGGCCTGGTGCCGACCCACACGTTCCAGACCTGTCCGCAGCTCGATCTGCTCTGCGTGCCGGGCGGCGGCTCCGGCGTGGTACAGGCGCTGAACGACGCGGACCTGGTCGCGTTTGTTCGCGGACAGGCCGCCGGTGCCCGATACGTGACGTCCGTCTGTACCGGGGCGTTCATTCTCGGGGTCGCAGGCCTCCTCGAGGGACGGCGCGCCACCACGCACTGGGCCTTCACCGACCTCCTGCCGCTCGTCGGCGCGACCCACGAGAAGGCGCGCGTGGTCAAGGACGGGAACGTCACCACGGCCGGCGGCGTCACGTCGGGCATCGATTTCGGGCTGCACATGGTGAGCGAGATCGCCGGCGCGGCGGTCGCACAGGCGATTCAGCTCGGCCTGGAGTACGACCCCAGTCCGCCCTTCGACACGGGGCATCCGGATCGGGCCCCTCCGGCGGTGGCGACCCTGGTCGCGCAGAGGAACATCAACGCGCGCGCCGCGTTCCGTGCCGCCCTCGCGTCCGCCCGAGCCGCCCCTTGA
- a CDS encoding MFS transporter, whose protein sequence is MSYGPSLDWLNFLLADVRGGLGPYVSVYLLTEANWDQATIGAVLTASGLVGITLHTPMGMIIDATRSKRALIVAGVAALSVCALAIAWRPSVPVVLAADIVMAALGGLFAPTVAAITLGLSGPGELAARIGRNVAFDRLGNLAVAALAAAVGTAVSLTAVFYLVPFFAVLTTVAILSIPASAIDHERARGLDSKAAAERPGPPAGWFKLLTYRPFLLLAAVTILFHFANAPMLALASQKLALSHPGREAALTSSAIIVAQLATIPMALLVGQADILGRKPLLVLAFLALPARGLLFSYADGAAWIIAGQVLDGIGSGLFDTLLPLVLSDIMRGSGRYNASRGIIGTIQGVGGSSSHVFAGAMVVGVGYGWAFMALAGIAACALVLVVLAMPETKPKDA, encoded by the coding sequence ATGTCTTATGGGCCGTCGCTGGACTGGTTGAACTTCCTTCTGGCCGATGTTCGCGGTGGGCTGGGACCGTATGTGAGCGTCTATCTGCTCACGGAGGCGAACTGGGACCAGGCCACGATCGGGGCCGTGCTGACCGCGAGCGGTCTCGTCGGCATCACCCTGCATACCCCGATGGGGATGATCATCGATGCCACCCGCTCGAAACGGGCGCTGATCGTGGCCGGCGTCGCGGCCCTTTCGGTTTGCGCCCTGGCGATTGCCTGGAGGCCCAGCGTCCCGGTCGTGCTTGCGGCCGACATCGTCATGGCCGCGCTGGGCGGCCTGTTCGCGCCGACGGTGGCGGCGATCACCCTCGGCCTTTCCGGCCCGGGAGAGCTGGCCGCGAGGATCGGGCGCAACGTCGCCTTCGATCGGCTCGGAAACCTGGCGGTCGCCGCCCTCGCGGCCGCGGTCGGGACGGCGGTCTCGCTGACGGCCGTGTTCTACCTCGTGCCCTTCTTCGCTGTCCTGACGACCGTCGCCATCCTGTCCATCCCCGCCTCCGCGATCGATCACGAAAGGGCGCGCGGGCTCGACTCCAAGGCGGCGGCGGAGCGGCCCGGGCCGCCGGCGGGCTGGTTCAAGCTTCTGACCTACAGGCCCTTCCTGCTCCTGGCCGCCGTCACGATCCTCTTTCACTTCGCGAACGCGCCCATGCTCGCCCTGGCCAGCCAGAAGCTCGCGCTGAGCCACCCCGGGCGGGAGGCGGCCCTGACCTCGAGTGCCATCATCGTGGCCCAGCTGGCGACCATTCCGATGGCCCTGCTGGTCGGGCAGGCGGATATCCTCGGGCGCAAGCCGCTCCTCGTCCTCGCCTTCCTGGCGCTGCCTGCGCGCGGGCTGCTGTTCAGCTATGCCGACGGCGCCGCCTGGATCATCGCCGGCCAGGTCCTGGACGGCATCGGAAGTGGGCTGTTCGACACGCTTCTTCCGCTCGTCCTCTCCGACATCATGCGCGGATCGGGCCGCTACAACGCGAGCCGCGGCATCATCGGCACCATCCAGGGCGTCGGGGGCTCCTCCAGCCATGTGTTCGCCGGGGCCATGGTGGTCGGGGTAGGATACGGCTGGGCCTTCATGGCCCTCGCCGGCATCGCTGCCTGCGCCCTCGTGCTGGTCGTTCTGGCCATGCCGGAGACGAAGCCGAAGGACGCCTGA
- a CDS encoding DUF4242 domain-containing protein: MQLYVIRRPSAWASMPELEKAGAKSARIGNEEMPDRVRWIRSYVVREPDGRVGTFCLYEAVDGEAIREHARRVGMPGEEFYPVEATVVVRPDPATAKAA, from the coding sequence ATGCAACTCTACGTTATCCGGCGCCCGAGCGCCTGGGCGTCCATGCCCGAACTCGAGAAGGCCGGTGCCAAGTCCGCCCGCATCGGGAACGAGGAGATGCCGGACCGCGTCCGGTGGATCCGCAGCTACGTGGTGCGGGAACCGGACGGCCGCGTCGGCACCTTCTGCCTCTACGAAGCGGTGGACGGCGAGGCGATCCGCGAGCACGCGCGCCGCGTCGGCATGCCGGGCGAGGAGTTCTATCCGGTCGAGGCGACCGTCGTCGTCCGGCCCGACCCCGCGACCGCGAAAGCCGCCTGA